The following are from one region of the Syngnathus acus chromosome 10, fSynAcu1.2, whole genome shotgun sequence genome:
- the zdhhc15b gene encoding palmitoyltransferase ZDHHC15B has protein sequence MALSRGLRCCQRVFSWIPVLIIASVVLWSYYAYVFQLCLFTLSNSLEKVAYLLVFHVCFGMFSWTYWKSIFTPAASPCKKFQLSYSDKQRYEMEERPDVQKEILVEIAKKLPIYTRAQSGAIRFCDRCQVLKPDRCHHCSVCEMCVLKMDHHCPWVNNCVGFSNYKFFLLFLSYSMLYCVYIAATVCQYFVKFWVGDLPNGPAKFHVLFLMFVALMFFVSLLFLFSYHCWLVAKNRSTLEAFSAPVFVNGADRHGFNVGVRKNLQQVFGKDRRLWFIPVFTSQGNGHYFPLKNRSECQNPLLANKEMWEESDDASEEGNWVEDQDPSVTIEIED, from the exons ATGGCGCTCTCCAGAGGTTTGAGATGCTGTCAAAGGGTTTTTTCATGGATACCCGTGCTTATTATTGCCTCCGTGGTGCTGTGGTCGTATTATGCTTACGTATTTCAGCTATGTCTAT TCACCCTGTCGAACTCACTGGAAAAGG TAGCCTATTTGCTGGTATTCCATGTCTGCTTTGGAATGTTTTCCTGGACTTACTGGAAGTCCATCTTTACCCCTGCTGCATCCCCATGCAAGAAG tTTCAACTGTCTTACTCAGACAAGCAACGGTACGAGATGGAAGAAAGGCCGGACGTACAGAAAGAAATCCTGGTTGAGATTGCCAAAAAGCTGCCCATCTACACTCGAGCTCAGTCTGGAG CTATCAGGTTCTGCGACCGCTGCCAGGTGCTGAAGCCTGACCGCTGTCACCACTGCTCCGTTTGTGAAAT gtgtgttttgaaaatggaCCACCACTGCCCTTG GGTGAACAACTGTGTTGGCTTTTCCAACTACAAGTTTTTCCTGCTTTTCCTCTCCTATTCAATGCTGTACTGCGTCTACATCGCAGCCACAGTCTGTCAGTATTTCGTCAAATTCTGGGTG GGGGACTTGCCAAACGGGCCGGCAAAGTTCCACGTCCTTTTTCTCATGTTTGTGGCGCTCATGTTTTTTGTCAGTCTCTTGTTTCTCTTTAGTTATCATTGTTGGTTGGTGGCAAAAAATAGATCCACTTTAG AGGCCTTTTCAGCTCCGGTCTTTGTCAATGGGGCGGACAGACACGGTTTCAATGTTGGCGTACGCAAAAATCTGCAGCAAGTATTTGGAAAAGACAGAAGACTGTGGTTCATCCCTGTTTTTACAAG TCAAGGGAACGGACATTACTTTCCTTTAAAGAATCGAAGTGAGTGTCAGAACCCTTTACTGGCAAACAAGGAGATGTGGGAGGAGTCAGATGATGCTTCAGAGGAAGGAAACTGGG